DNA sequence from the Arthrobacter crystallopoietes genome:
AGCACTGTGGACGCGGATGCGGTGGTGCTGGCGCTGGGGCATTTGCCCGCCGCGCTGAACCCGGAACAGCAGAACCTGCAGGACGAGGCCGCGCGGTACGGCCTGCATTACCTGCCGCCGAATGTGCCGGCGGACCTCGACTTCAGCCGCATCCCGGCCGGCCGCACCATGCTGGTCCGCGGCATGGGCCTGAACTTCTTCGACGTAATGATCCAGCTGACCCAAGGCCGGGGTGGAACGTTCCTGCCGGCATCGGACACTGAACCCATGCGGTATGTGCCTTCCGGCAAGGAGCCGAAGCTGGTGGCCGGTTCCCGCCGCGGCACTCCGTACCGTGCCAAGGCTAGGTTGCAGAGTTACCTGCCTGCCGGCGTCGAACTTCGCTATTTCACCCCGTCCGCCGCACGGCTCTTTGCCGACGCCGGGGTGCAGCCGGGTTTCGACCACGACCTGTGGCCGCTGCTGCAGCGCGACGTGCTGTGGACGTACTATGCCACGCTGGCGAGGGTGGAGCCCGGCAGCATCAAAGGGCATCCGCGCGAATTCCTGGCCGGGCTTCAGGAGCTGCTGGACCAGAAAACCGTGCCCGGCAGCCCGACCCTGCGCAACCGCATCCGCGGGTACCTGGACGAACAGGTCGAGCCCGGCAGGCTGCTGGACGTCGAGGCGCTGGCCAGGCCCTTCGCGGGACGGAAGTTCGCCTCCGCGCAGGAGTACCAGCAGGCCATGGTCGATTATCTGGAGGCAGATGCGGCCGGCTCGGCGCTGGGCGAGGATGATCCGTTGAAGATGGCCATCGGGGCGCTGAACGCCGGGCGGAGCCTGCTCAAGGAGATTGTGGCCGACGGCGGACTGACCGACGAATCCTGGCTCGCCGAGCTGCGCGGTTGGTTCGAACCGCTGGTGGAAGGCCTCGCCAGCGGGCCCCCGGCCCTGCGGATCGAGCAGCTGGCGGCGCTCGCCCGCGCCGGAATCGTCGAGTTTGTGGGACCGGACCCGCAGTTCGAAGTGGATCCGGAAACCGAACAGTTTCGGGCCACCTCGCCCTGGGTTGACGGCGCGGCATATTCCGCGACCTATCTGATGGAAGCGATGATGCCGGCCAACCGGGTGTCGCAGAACCGGTCCGCGTTGCTGCGCCACCTGCTGGAAGCCGGTTTGGTCCGGGCCAAGCAGATGCTCGGTGCCGAGGACGCGCCGGTTCCGACCTCCGGTCTGGATGTCACCCGGCCGCCGTACCGCCCCATCGGGGTCAACGGCCGGCCCGTGGAGAACCTCTATGTGCTAGGGCTGCAGTTGTCCTCCGTGCAGTGGGGGACGTCCATTGCCGCCGAAGCCGGTGCGCCGGTGCGCCAGGGCGGCCGCACCCTCAAGGACGCGGACGATATTGCGCGCGCCATCCTAGATGCGGCCAACCCCGCCGGTGCCGCCAGGGTCACGGCGGGCTTTGCCGTGGGCCCTGGCTGACAGGTTCCCTACTGCCCCTACCCTTTGCCGTGTGCCTTGTCCCGCGCGGTCGGCAGGTCCAGGCCGACGACGATCGGGTCGTGGTCGCTGGCCCGAAACATGTCCGGGGCGTAGAAATCGGTCGCGTTGTAGTTGTACCGGCTGTATTCCAGTGCGATCGATTCGACCGAGTTGATGTTCCAGATGTCCGCGCCTTCCACCACGGCGTCGGCCTCGGGTGAGGCGAAGATGTAGTCCAGCGAGCCCACCAGGCCATCGAAGTTGTAGCTGTGCTCGCCGGTCTTGGCGCCTTGGTCGATGTAACCGGCCTCGGTCAGGACGCGGATCGGATCTTCCTGCGCATAGGAGTTGAAGTCACCGGTGAGGTAGACCTTCTCCGTGCCGATCCGCTCCTGCATCGTCCCGGCGAAGTCCACCAGGGATTCCGCCTGCTCGGTGCGCGCTACGTTCCACGCACCCTGGCCGTGGTCCGCGTTTTCGCCCGAGGACGGAGCCGAGCCCTTGGACTTGAAGTGGTTGGCCACCACAATGAACTTCGTGTCCGCGCCGCCGTGCTTGACCTTGAAGGCCTGGGCCAGCGGCTTGCGGGCATTGGCGAAGGCTTCCGTGTCGTTGTGGATGACGGACTCGCCGATGGTCTGCACGGCGTCCTTCTTGTAAATGAAGGCCGTGCGGATGAAGTCCTCGTCCTCCAGCGCGGGCAGCTCTTCGGGCGAACGGACGTAGTCCCAGGCTGCATCTTCGCCGCAGGCGCCCAGGCCCTCGTTCAGGGCGGTGGTCAGCGTGGCGAGGGCGTCGTCCCGGTCCTTGCCGAACTGTGCGGAGTTCTCGATCTCCTCCAGGGCGACGACGTCGGCGTCCAGGGCGTTGATCGCGGCCACGATCTTGGCCTCCTGCCGTTCCAGGTTCTCGGCGTCGTAAGCGCCGCGCGCGTCGCAGTTCCGTGCGGTGACCGGGTTTCCGTCCCGGTCCGTGTAGGCCTTGCAATCGTCCAGCTGGTCGCCGGTGGTGGTGAAGTAGTTCAGCACGTTGAACGAGGCGATCTTCACATTGCCGCCGACCTCCTCCGGCTCCTGCGTGCGGGTATCGGAGAACGACGCCGGCTGGACCGTTTCGCTGCTGGCTGCGGTCAGTTGGGTCAGCGGCTGGAAACGCCACAGACCGAACCGGTAGTCGAGCACCACATTCGTGCCGAAGGATGCGGCTGAGCCTACCCGGACAGGGGTCTCCGGGGTCAGGTACGGCAGCGCGATGTCCTTGTTGGCGTCGGAGCCCAGGTAGTTGATGCTGGCACCGTCGTCCAAGGTCACGGAAAGCGCGGCTTTCTTCTCCGTTTCAGCCCAGAACTCGTCCGAATCGTACGTGCCCACTGCGGTGGGCTGGACCAGCGGCTGGTCGCCGGCGGCCAGGCCGATTTCGCCGTACTGGTTCAGCGAGTAGTTGTCCGTCACGGTGAAGCTGCCCTGCGGATCGAGCAGCATGCCTTCGAACTTCTCCCGCTCGGCGTCGCTGGCGGGCCATTCGATGGCAGCAGGCTTTACCTGCTCGGCCGGTTCGTCCAGCAGGAGCAACCCGTCCTCTTCAACGGTCAGTTCGGTCAGCCCGTGGTATTCGCTGACCTCGCCGGTGACCTCGACGTGGTCGCCGAGGGCAACCTCGTCCACCGTGGCTGGGGAGAAGACGAAGATCCCGTGGGAGGCCGCATGGTCTTCTGCCATGTCGCCGCCGGTGCCCGGCGTCTGGAGGTAGTACCCGTTGAACCCGCCCCTCGGGTACACCGCCGTCACCACGCCGCGGGTGGTCACGTTCTTGCCGGTCAGCGGCGAGACGTCCGACGTGCCCTGGATTTCGGCGATGTCGGCGCGAGGTTCGGCCGCGCTCGCCGGGATCTGGATCGGCAGCCGCACCAGCGTGCCGGACTCGGCCGCGGTGAGCGTAAAGACGCCCTCGCTCAGCTCATCCGGAACAGTGAAGGAGACGGTAGCAGCGCCGTCGGCCACGTTGAAAGTTCCCAGCGTGCTGGCGACGCTGTCGGCCGGTTCGTAGCGCAGCGTCAGCTCGGTGTTGACCGGAGCGCCCAGCGAGGTCAGGTCCAGCTTGGCGACCTCGAAGGAGACCTGCTGGCCCGGCTCAACCGCGGCGGGAACACCCGTCAGGGCTACGGCACGGCGGTGGAAGGACGGGGACAGGGGGCTGTTCTGCTCCAGGAAGGCGATCCATGCGTCGCGGTCGATCAGGCCGGAATCCCGGGTGTCGGTGCCCTCCTTGAAAACGTGGAAGTTGTCCCCGCCCTGCGCCAGGAAGCTGAACGTGCCAATTCGGTACCCGCGGGTTTCGTCCAGCTGCTCGCCGTTGATCCACACGCCGGTGATGTGGCTGCCCCGTTCGGCGTCCGGATCGTACGTGTAGCTGACGTTGTCCGAAAGGCCCAGGTGCAGGAAGGGCCGGCTGGGCACGTTGCCGTCGGCATCCAGCTGCCACTGCTGCTCCAGCAGCGTCTTGAACTGGGCGCCCGTCAGCGTGGTGGTCCACAGGTTGTTCACGAACGGCAGCACCGCGTTGGCCTCGGCGAAGGTGATGGTTCCGTCCGGCGCGTAGTAGAGCTCGGAGCGCAGGCCGCCCGGATTGACCACACCGATTTCGGCGCCGCCCAGTTGCTCGGCCGAGAGTGTTTCCACCAGCGAGTCCGCCACCAGATTGCCCAGTGAGGACTCGGAGGCGCGGTCATCGCGCTCCGGCAGGCTGTCCTCGTCTTCGCCGTCGGGCGTGAAGGCCGTGGTGATATCGCCCGTCACGGAGCCGACCGGCCGTGCCCCCACCACTTCGGCTTCGGCCAAGGCTGCGTCGACGATCCTGCGGACTTCGGCTACCCGAGGGTATCTGCCCGCCAGTTCGTCATCGAGGGCCTTGTTTAGCTCGTCCGCGTTCGCCGCGTCCTCGTCCGGGATCGCCACCCGGGGGACAAGGGCCGTCTCGTAGCTCGTGACATCGAAAGTTGCCTCGCCGTTTTCCTCGCCCTCGGTGACACTGAGCTGGATCTGGCCGATGTTCTCGCCGTACTGCCCGGTCTGGACAATGGGCCGGGTCTCGCCGGCGGCGCCCGGTATTGGAGCGTCGAAGGTGTAGGCCTGGTGCGTATGCCCGGTGAAGATCGCGTCCACCTCGGCGGAGGTCTCGTTGGCGATGCGTGCGAAGACGGCGCTGCCCAGCGCAGCGTCCAGACTCGAACCCGTGGCGGCGCCCTCGTGGTACGACGCCAGGATGATGTCTGCTTCGTCGCCGGTGCCGTCCGTCAGTTTGCCAGCAACGCGGTTGACGGCTGCCACCGGATCGCCGAAGTCCAAGGTCGAAATGCCGCCGGGACTGACCAGGGTCGAGGTTTCCTGCGTCACCACACCGATCACGCCGACCGTCAGTCCCGCCACCTCGACCAGGGCGTATTCCTGCAGCGCGGGAGTCGTCGTGCCCTGCGCATACACGTTGGCGCCAAGTTGCGGGTAACTGGAGTTGGTGGACACCCGCCCCTTCAGGTCCTCGAAGCCCTTGTCGAACTCATGATTGCCGACGGCGGTGGTCGCCAGTTCCAGCGCATTCAGGACATCGATGGTTGGCTGGTCGTCCTGGGAAGCCGAGGCGAACAGCGAAGCGCCGATGTTGTCGCCGGCCGAAGTGAAGAGCGTGCCATCCGGGTTCTGCTCCCGCAGCTGTTCGACGGTGCCGGCAAATTTCACCGTGTTGTCGTCGATGCGGCCGTGGAAGTCGTTGATGCCCAGCAGATTCAGCTCGTAGGTGTCGCCTACGTCCTGCGTTTCGACGGGTTGATCTTCAGCGGGAGCTTCCAGCGGCGCCGTGGCCGGTTCCGGGTCGTTTTCGTTTGCCACGGCGGGCAGGGCTGCGAAGGGAGCGGCCAGCAGACCGATCGACAATGCAGCGCCCAGCGTGGCCTTCATAGATGATGCAGCCTGTGGCACGGTATCTCCAGTTTTCAGTTCCCCATAAAGGTGTGCCGGAGGACGGCGCCCAAGGCGAGCCGGTCCGGCAGCAAGGCAGTGATGGTGTGCGAGCGCACCTGACGATCCCAGCCCAGCAGGATGAACGAGAGGTTACCGCTCGGGTTGTACCAAGGGAATAGTTTCTGTGAAAGAAGGCCTTCGCAACTTCCGCGACGCCGGGAAAGTCTTGACAAAAGCCGCGGCCCGCGCGACTATGTCGGCGCTTAAACAACTCAAGGACCCCGGAACCGGGGCCCTTGAGTAACAGGGAGCGGAAGGTATGGGATTTGAACCCATGAGACGGGGTTACCGCCTACTGGTTTTCAAGACCAGCTCCTTCGGCCGCTCGGACAACCTTCCCTGCCTAGTAGTGTGTCACGGAGGGGCCGGAGATATCAAAACTCCGGCCGGTTTTCGGCGTGCACCAGGAGGCGTGAATGAAGGCGGTTTTTTACCAAGGCTCAGGCGGTCCCGAGGTCATCGAGGTCCGTGAGGTCCAGCCGCCGGCTCCGAAGCCGGGCGAGGTGATTGTCGACGTCGTTGCTGCGGGCTTGAACCGCGCGGATGTGCAGCAGCGCCGCGGAGTCTACCCGCCGCCGCCCGGCGCATCCGACATTCCCGGCCTTGAGGTTTCCGGCCGCATCTCTGCGCTCGGCGAAGAGGTCACCGGCTGGCAGATCGGGGACGAGGTCTGCGCCTTGCTGGCCGGCGGCGGTTACGCCGAACAGGTCGCGGTACCTGCGGGGCAGCTGATGACTGTGCCCGAAGGGGTGGACCTGGTCACGGCGGCGGCGCTGCCGGAAGTGACGGCCACCATTTTCTCCAATCTCTTCATGGCGGCCGGGGTACAGGCGGGCGAAAGCGTACTCATCCACGGTGGCAGCGGCGGCATCGGCACGATGGCGGTCCAGATGGTCCGCGCGTTCGGCGGCCTACCCATGGTGACCGCCGGCTCCCAGGCCAAGCTCGACGTCGTCCGCCCCC
Encoded proteins:
- a CDS encoding FAD/NAD(P)-binding protein; the encoded protein is MESQRGYRVAIVGAGPRGTSVLERLVANHRDRGETGRLHIHMIDPYPPGPGHVWRAGQSRLFLMNTPSLFPTVVPTGELDAAPVAGMSFEAWRSAVVAGSISDVPPEDADEARSLSAADFPSRALYGRYLAWTFARLNEMAGNHVVVHVHATEATHLHRIDGTNRLALADGSTVDADAVVLALGHLPAALNPEQQNLQDEAARYGLHYLPPNVPADLDFSRIPAGRTMLVRGMGLNFFDVMIQLTQGRGGTFLPASDTEPMRYVPSGKEPKLVAGSRRGTPYRAKARLQSYLPAGVELRYFTPSAARLFADAGVQPGFDHDLWPLLQRDVLWTYYATLARVEPGSIKGHPREFLAGLQELLDQKTVPGSPTLRNRIRGYLDEQVEPGRLLDVEALARPFAGRKFASAQEYQQAMVDYLEADAAGSALGEDDPLKMAIGALNAGRSLLKEIVADGGLTDESWLAELRGWFEPLVEGLASGPPALRIEQLAALARAGIVEFVGPDPQFEVDPETEQFRATSPWVDGAAYSATYLMEAMMPANRVSQNRSALLRHLLEAGLVRAKQMLGAEDAPVPTSGLDVTRPPYRPIGVNGRPVENLYVLGLQLSSVQWGTSIAAEAGAPVRQGGRTLKDADDIARAILDAANPAGAARVTAGFAVGPG
- a CDS encoding NAD(P)H-quinone oxidoreductase; the protein is MKAVFYQGSGGPEVIEVREVQPPAPKPGEVIVDVVAAGLNRADVQQRRGVYPPPPGASDIPGLEVSGRISALGEEVTGWQIGDEVCALLAGGGYAEQVAVPAGQLMTVPEGVDLVTAAALPEVTATIFSNLFMAAGVQAGESVLIHGGSGGIGTMAVQMVRAFGGLPMVTAGSQAKLDVVRPLGAQVLINYKEEDFVAKVKEATGGRGADVILDVVGAKYLQRNLDALATSGRLVVIGLQGGAKAELNLGQLMAKRAAVIGTTLRSRPVEEKSAIVRAVMTHVWPLVASGDITAQVGRTYPLDSAAEAHEYFDSGEHIGKILLTTAAA
- a CDS encoding ExeM/NucH family extracellular endonuclease, with the protein product MPQAASSMKATLGAALSIGLLAAPFAALPAVANENDPEPATAPLEAPAEDQPVETQDVGDTYELNLLGINDFHGRIDDNTVKFAGTVEQLREQNPDGTLFTSAGDNIGASLFASASQDDQPTIDVLNALELATTAVGNHEFDKGFEDLKGRVSTNSSYPQLGANVYAQGTTTPALQEYALVEVAGLTVGVIGVVTQETSTLVSPGGISTLDFGDPVAAVNRVAGKLTDGTGDEADIILASYHEGAATGSSLDAALGSAVFARIANETSAEVDAIFTGHTHQAYTFDAPIPGAAGETRPIVQTGQYGENIGQIQLSVTEGEENGEATFDVTSYETALVPRVAIPDEDAANADELNKALDDELAGRYPRVAEVRRIVDAALAEAEVVGARPVGSVTGDITTAFTPDGEDEDSLPERDDRASESSLGNLVADSLVETLSAEQLGGAEIGVVNPGGLRSELYYAPDGTITFAEANAVLPFVNNLWTTTLTGAQFKTLLEQQWQLDADGNVPSRPFLHLGLSDNVSYTYDPDAERGSHITGVWINGEQLDETRGYRIGTFSFLAQGGDNFHVFKEGTDTRDSGLIDRDAWIAFLEQNSPLSPSFHRRAVALTGVPAAVEPGQQVSFEVAKLDLTSLGAPVNTELTLRYEPADSVASTLGTFNVADGAATVSFTVPDELSEGVFTLTAAESGTLVRLPIQIPASAAEPRADIAEIQGTSDVSPLTGKNVTTRGVVTAVYPRGGFNGYYLQTPGTGGDMAEDHAASHGIFVFSPATVDEVALGDHVEVTGEVSEYHGLTELTVEEDGLLLLDEPAEQVKPAAIEWPASDAEREKFEGMLLDPQGSFTVTDNYSLNQYGEIGLAAGDQPLVQPTAVGTYDSDEFWAETEKKAALSVTLDDGASINYLGSDANKDIALPYLTPETPVRVGSAASFGTNVVLDYRFGLWRFQPLTQLTAASSETVQPASFSDTRTQEPEEVGGNVKIASFNVLNYFTTTGDQLDDCKAYTDRDGNPVTARNCDARGAYDAENLERQEAKIVAAINALDADVVALEEIENSAQFGKDRDDALATLTTALNEGLGACGEDAAWDYVRSPEELPALEDEDFIRTAFIYKKDAVQTIGESVIHNDTEAFANARKPLAQAFKVKHGGADTKFIVVANHFKSKGSAPSSGENADHGQGAWNVARTEQAESLVDFAGTMQERIGTEKVYLTGDFNSYAQEDPIRVLTEAGYIDQGAKTGEHSYNFDGLVGSLDYIFASPEADAVVEGADIWNINSVESIALEYSRYNYNATDFYAPDMFRASDHDPIVVGLDLPTARDKAHGKG